The Methylomicrobium lacus LW14 genome window below encodes:
- a CDS encoding lmo0937 family membrane protein, translating into MLETLAIVLIILWLLGFVSSYTLGGFIHILLVVAVVMILLRVIQGRRVL; encoded by the coding sequence ATGCTTGAAACGTTAGCTATCGTACTCATTATCCTCTGGCTGCTGGGTTTTGTCTCCTCGTATACACTGGGCGGTTTCATTCATATTCTATTGGTTGTCGCGGTAGTCATGATCCTACTGCGTGTTATACAAGGTCGACGTGTCCTGTAG
- a CDS encoding MSMEG_0572/Sll0783 family nitrogen starvation response protein, whose product MPAVTAPAHQKGDCFVDFEEKVFEDVKAEPGQKALVKFHTVAFEGSIGFVNLLQATRLQRKGFETSILLYGPGVTLGLQRGFPRLGDESFPGHQNYANQIAKFIEEGGKVYACRFALQALYGHGEPSLLPGIRPISPLDVLDIVLIHQRDNAFVLDTWTL is encoded by the coding sequence ATGCCAGCAGTCACCGCACCGGCACATCAAAAAGGCGATTGTTTTGTCGACTTCGAAGAAAAAGTCTTTGAAGACGTCAAAGCAGAGCCAGGCCAGAAAGCCTTAGTCAAATTCCACACCGTCGCTTTCGAAGGTTCAATTGGCTTCGTCAATCTGCTGCAAGCTACCCGTTTGCAACGCAAAGGCTTCGAAACCTCCATCCTGCTCTATGGTCCAGGTGTGACATTGGGTCTGCAACGCGGCTTTCCGCGTTTGGGAGACGAATCTTTCCCGGGCCACCAAAACTACGCTAACCAAATCGCCAAATTCATCGAGGAAGGCGGCAAAGTCTATGCCTGTCGGTTTGCGTTGCAAGCCTTGTACGGTCATGGCGAACCCAGTTTACTGCCGGGTATTCGACCTATCAGCCCATTAGATGTATTAGACATCGTGCTAATCCATCAGCGTGACAACGCCTTTGTTTTGGATACTTGGACGTTGTAA
- a CDS encoding Nit6803 family nitrilase, with amino-acid sequence MTIPHIVRAAAVQMTPVFESATATGDKVCQAISDAAAKGAQIVVFPETFVPYYPYFSFVLPPVAAGREHLKLYDYAPTVPGPVTDAVAAQAKAHDIVVVLGVNERDHGSLYNTQLIFDETGRLALKRRKITPTYHERMIWGQGDASGLKVVETGVGRIGALACWEHYNPLARYALMVQHEQIHCSQFPGSLVGPIFADQIEVTIRHHALESGCFVINATGWLSDEQIDAVTTDPGLQKALRGGCCTAIISPEGQHVIEPLREGEGILIADLDMNLITKRKRMMDSVGHYARPELLSLRIDDRPAVPMFSDIPAVSSQSVKESDRHDAISTN; translated from the coding sequence TTGACTATCCCCCATATCGTAAGAGCAGCCGCAGTGCAAATGACGCCGGTGTTCGAATCCGCTACAGCCACCGGTGACAAAGTTTGCCAAGCCATCAGTGATGCCGCCGCAAAAGGCGCGCAAATCGTGGTGTTCCCAGAAACCTTCGTGCCTTACTACCCGTATTTTTCCTTCGTATTGCCGCCGGTTGCCGCCGGTCGCGAGCACTTGAAACTGTACGACTATGCCCCGACAGTCCCGGGCCCGGTTACCGATGCCGTCGCGGCACAAGCCAAGGCTCACGACATCGTGGTGGTGTTGGGGGTCAACGAGCGCGACCACGGCAGCTTATATAACACCCAATTGATTTTCGATGAAACCGGCCGTCTGGCGTTGAAACGCCGCAAGATCACCCCGACGTATCACGAACGCATGATCTGGGGCCAGGGCGATGCCTCCGGATTAAAGGTCGTGGAAACTGGCGTTGGCCGCATCGGCGCGTTGGCCTGCTGGGAACATTACAACCCGCTGGCCCGCTACGCTTTGATGGTCCAGCACGAACAAATTCATTGCAGCCAGTTTCCTGGCTCGTTGGTCGGCCCCATCTTTGCCGATCAAATTGAAGTGACGATACGCCACCACGCCTTGGAATCGGGCTGCTTTGTAATCAATGCCACCGGCTGGCTCAGCGACGAGCAAATTGACGCGGTTACCACCGACCCTGGCTTACAAAAAGCCCTGCGCGGTGGTTGTTGCACGGCCATCATCTCGCCGGAAGGCCAGCATGTAATCGAACCCTTGCGCGAAGGCGAAGGCATCCTGATCGCCGATCTGGACATGAATTTAATCACCAAGCGTAAGCGCATGATGGATTCGGTCGGCCATTACGCCCGGCCAGAACTACTAAGCCTGCGCATAGATGACAGACCGGCGGTACCGATGTTCAGTGATATACCAGCCGTTTCATCTCAATCCGTCAAAGAGAGCGACCGCCATGACGCTATCAGCACAAACTAA
- a CDS encoding MSMEG_0568 family radical SAM protein yields the protein MTLSAQTKVGPAGLISDLQSLGLRLEDNEVGVTGRRGGAGPSDHKAVSLAGRTVMIPIATVSACESPFVASRPDANGISEIRRNGVVVSHIEFPRQPRFYDLQTTEGIPYSQIATLHSSDVLATTLLQSCIRYGNRNTSCQFCAIGQSLSAGKTILRKTPEQLAEVAKAAVELDNVKHMVMTTGTPNLTDRGAALLCESAEAVKAVVDLPIQGQCEPPDDDIWFERMKAAGIASLGMHLEAITPEVRARIMPGKAGVVLERYMDAFDAAVAVFGRGQVSTYILAGLGDTPDVILSVSEQLITKGVYPFVVPFVPITGTPLENHPAPTPAFMAQILPQLGAMLKKANLLSHDMKAGCAKCGACSALASYEV from the coding sequence ATGACGCTATCAGCACAAACTAAAGTTGGCCCAGCAGGGCTGATATCGGATCTGCAATCCTTAGGCTTACGCCTGGAAGACAACGAAGTTGGCGTAACTGGCCGTCGAGGCGGCGCCGGCCCTTCCGATCACAAAGCCGTTAGCTTGGCTGGGCGGACCGTGATGATACCGATTGCCACGGTCTCAGCTTGCGAGTCACCGTTCGTCGCCAGCCGGCCGGACGCAAACGGCATCAGCGAGATTCGCCGCAACGGCGTCGTGGTCAGCCACATTGAATTTCCACGCCAACCACGTTTTTACGATTTGCAGACTACCGAAGGCATACCGTATTCGCAGATCGCCACGCTGCATTCGTCGGATGTCTTAGCAACCACACTACTGCAATCCTGTATCCGTTACGGCAACCGCAACACCTCCTGCCAGTTTTGCGCGATAGGTCAGTCACTGTCTGCGGGCAAGACCATATTGCGTAAAACGCCTGAACAACTGGCAGAGGTCGCTAAAGCAGCCGTCGAGTTGGATAACGTCAAACACATGGTAATGACCACCGGCACGCCGAATCTGACTGATAGGGGTGCGGCACTGTTGTGCGAAAGTGCTGAAGCAGTTAAAGCGGTAGTCGATCTACCGATTCAAGGCCAATGCGAGCCGCCGGACGACGACATTTGGTTCGAACGCATGAAAGCTGCCGGCATAGCCAGCTTAGGCATGCATCTTGAAGCCATCACCCCTGAGGTACGCGCCCGAATTATGCCCGGCAAGGCCGGCGTAGTGCTGGAGCGCTACATGGATGCCTTCGACGCTGCGGTCGCGGTGTTCGGTCGCGGCCAGGTCAGCACCTATATCCTGGCCGGTTTGGGTGATACGCCGGACGTGATTCTGTCGGTCTCCGAGCAGTTGATCACAAAAGGCGTTTACCCCTTCGTCGTACCGTTCGTGCCCATTACCGGCACACCATTGGAAAACCATCCGGCGCCGACGCCAGCCTTCATGGCGCAAATCCTGCCGCAATTGGGCGCGATGCTGAAGAAAGCAAACTTGCTATCCCACGACATGAAAGCCGGCTGCGCCAAATGTGGCGCCTGCTCGGCACTTGCCAGCTACGAGGTGTGA
- a CDS encoding MSMEG_0567/Sll0786 family nitrogen starvation N-acetyltransferase produces MWIDNFKPFFANEYLIKFVTENWEHKQMLALRQAVFCEEQGIFAGDDLDDIDTIATPIVAIACVAGLPDRVVGTVRIHQEKPGIWWGSRLAVDQNYRKQGSLGAALIKLAVTSAHAKGCNTFLAQVQSRNQLLFRRLHWKSLQEISVHGRPHHLMQADLAWYPPYADGAIGFVTTNRIAA; encoded by the coding sequence ATGTGGATCGATAACTTTAAACCGTTTTTTGCAAACGAATACTTGATCAAATTCGTCACCGAGAATTGGGAGCATAAGCAAATGCTGGCACTGCGCCAGGCCGTGTTCTGTGAGGAACAAGGTATCTTCGCCGGCGACGATCTGGACGACATTGACACCATCGCGACGCCCATCGTCGCCATCGCCTGCGTCGCCGGATTGCCAGATCGCGTAGTCGGCACCGTGCGCATCCATCAGGAAAAACCGGGCATTTGGTGGGGCTCACGATTGGCGGTGGATCAAAATTATCGCAAACAAGGCAGTCTCGGGGCGGCGCTGATCAAACTGGCAGTAACCTCTGCTCACGCCAAGGGCTGCAACACCTTTCTGGCGCAGGTGCAAAGCCGTAACCAATTGCTGTTCCGCCGGCTGCACTGGAAATCCTTGCAGGAAATCTCGGTGCATGGTCGGCCGCATCATCTGATGCAAGCTGACTTAGCTTGGTACCCGCCTTATGCAGACGGTGCTATCGGTTTTGTTACTACTAATCGGATTGCTGCATGA
- a CDS encoding sll0787 family AIR synthase-like protein: protein MTWLTDLTLRIRQGLGLAHKRDISYVMKQLPQVPHWHSGAEIAVGDDCAAIPDGDGYLLLASEGYLNDFVASQPWFAGYCGVMVNVSDIYAMGGRPIAVVDAIWSDGENQAKPILEGLATASQVYGVPVVGGHTNLRNDAPQLSVAILGRAKRLLSSFAAKPEQNLLAAIDLRGHFREPYLWWDASTGAPLERLRQDLELLPTLAETDLCVSAKDISNAGVIGTLLMLLECSGLGGVIDINAIPRPTDIDLERWLRCFPSYGFVLSVDEVDSEAVIERFNQRGIACAAIGRTDDSGQLRLKADDEEQLLWDLNTEPLIGCGPK, encoded by the coding sequence ATGACTTGGTTGACTGACTTGACGCTCAGAATCCGCCAAGGCTTAGGACTGGCGCACAAGCGTGATATTTCCTACGTGATGAAGCAATTGCCTCAGGTTCCCCACTGGCATTCCGGCGCTGAGATTGCAGTAGGCGATGACTGCGCCGCCATCCCGGATGGTGACGGCTATCTATTGCTTGCCTCCGAGGGCTACCTGAACGACTTTGTCGCCAGCCAACCCTGGTTTGCCGGGTATTGCGGAGTGATGGTCAACGTCAGCGATATTTATGCAATGGGCGGTCGGCCAATCGCAGTAGTCGATGCAATCTGGAGCGACGGTGAAAACCAAGCCAAACCGATTCTGGAAGGTCTGGCGACCGCTTCGCAAGTATATGGCGTGCCGGTGGTCGGCGGCCATACCAATTTAAGAAACGACGCCCCGCAATTGTCGGTAGCCATCCTGGGTCGAGCCAAACGGCTGCTGAGCAGCTTTGCCGCAAAACCCGAACAGAATCTTTTGGCGGCCATCGATTTGCGCGGCCATTTCCGCGAGCCGTATCTATGGTGGGATGCCAGCACTGGCGCACCACTTGAACGCTTGCGCCAGGATTTAGAGCTATTACCAACACTGGCCGAAACAGATCTATGCGTATCGGCCAAGGATATTAGTAATGCTGGTGTGATCGGTACGCTGTTGATGTTGCTGGAGTGTTCCGGTTTGGGCGGCGTGATTGACATCAACGCCATACCCCGTCCCACCGATATTGATTTGGAAAGATGGTTGCGCTGCTTTCCCAGCTACGGCTTCGTGCTGAGTGTAGACGAGGTTGACAGCGAAGCCGTAATCGAACGGTTTAATCAGCGCGGTATCGCTTGCGCGGCAATCGGTAGGACTGATGACAGCGGTCAGTTACGGCTCAAAGCAGACGACGAAGAACAGCTGCTCTGGGATTTAAACACCGAACCCTTGATTGGCTGCGGCCCTAAATAG
- a CDS encoding MSMEG_0570 family nitrogen starvation response protein, with the protein MPEMRFRIRWPDRTESLCYSPSLVIKDYFQPGHSYPLHEFVKLSRDALEIASERVRQKYGYTCSSAMSQLAEIEAKASQFLESNNPQVTVTEFIE; encoded by the coding sequence ATGCCTGAAATGCGCTTCCGCATCCGCTGGCCGGACCGAACCGAAAGCCTGTGTTATTCGCCGTCACTGGTCATTAAGGATTATTTCCAACCCGGTCACAGTTATCCCTTGCACGAATTCGTCAAGCTCAGCCGCGACGCGCTGGAAATAGCCAGCGAGCGGGTGCGGCAGAAATACGGCTACACCTGCTCCAGCGCGATGAGCCAACTGGCGGAAATCGAAGCCAAGGCCAGCCAATTTTTGGAAAGCAACAATCCTCAGGTAACGGTGACCGAGTTCATCGAATAA
- a CDS encoding MSMEG_0569 family flavin-dependent oxidoreductase gives MKEKSENTRLHYDTIIVGGGQAGLSVSYNLQKHDINHIIFEKNRIGHAWRNDRWDSFCLVTPNWQCQLPDFPYQGNDPQGFMLKDEIVEYVEAFAKKVNPPIMEGVAVNRVWRGEHGQLNVNTSAGEFSADHLVVATGGYDIPIVPDYAHSLPKHITQIHSVNYRNPDQLPDGEVLVVGTGQSGVQLMEDLHLAGRKVHLAVGSAPRSPRMYRGREATEWLFDLGFYKLTVDRHPLGDEAKHKTNHYLTGRGGGHEIDLRQFALEGVKLYGSMANIDGDKLEFLPDLTKNLDDADEIYVKIRNDIDRYITENNIDAPVEPPFRKVWEPEFDPTSIDANAENITSIIWAIGFRPNYRWIELPAFDGRGFPQFDRGITNVEGLYFIGLPWLHTWGSGRFLGIADDAQHLAEVIQRKLAVKEVAYEV, from the coding sequence ATGAAAGAAAAATCAGAAAACACCCGCCTGCACTATGACACGATTATCGTCGGCGGCGGCCAGGCGGGCTTATCCGTCAGTTATAACCTGCAAAAACACGACATTAACCACATCATCTTCGAAAAAAACCGCATCGGCCACGCCTGGCGCAACGACCGTTGGGACAGCTTTTGTTTGGTCACCCCTAACTGGCAATGCCAACTGCCGGACTTTCCTTATCAGGGCAACGATCCGCAAGGCTTCATGCTGAAAGATGAAATCGTCGAATATGTCGAAGCTTTTGCGAAAAAAGTGAATCCACCCATCATGGAAGGCGTTGCGGTGAATCGCGTCTGGCGTGGCGAGCACGGCCAATTGAATGTCAACACCTCGGCTGGCGAGTTTTCCGCAGACCATTTGGTAGTAGCAACCGGCGGCTACGATATTCCTATTGTGCCCGACTATGCCCACAGCCTGCCCAAGCACATCACACAGATTCATTCTGTCAATTACCGAAATCCCGATCAACTGCCCGACGGTGAAGTGCTAGTGGTCGGCACCGGCCAATCCGGCGTGCAGCTGATGGAGGACCTGCATCTGGCCGGCCGTAAGGTGCATCTTGCGGTTGGTAGCGCACCGCGTTCGCCGCGTATGTATCGAGGCCGCGAGGCCACAGAATGGCTATTCGATCTGGGCTTTTACAAATTGACCGTCGACCGCCATCCTTTGGGCGATGAAGCCAAACACAAAACCAATCATTATCTGACCGGGCGTGGCGGTGGTCACGAAATCGATTTGCGCCAGTTTGCCTTGGAAGGCGTCAAACTTTACGGCAGCATGGCCAACATCGACGGCGACAAATTGGAGTTCTTGCCCGATTTGACCAAAAATCTGGACGACGCCGACGAAATTTACGTCAAAATTCGCAATGATATCGACCGCTACATCACCGAAAACAATATCGACGCACCGGTCGAGCCGCCGTTCCGCAAAGTTTGGGAACCCGAGTTCGATCCCACCAGCATTGACGCCAACGCCGAAAACATCACAAGCATCATCTGGGCAATTGGTTTTAGACCGAACTACCGCTGGATAGAACTGCCGGCCTTCGATGGTCGCGGCTTCCCACAATTTGATCGTGGTATCACCAACGTGGAAGGCCTGTATTTTATTGGTTTGCCCTGGTTGCATACCTGGGGTTCTGGACGGTTCTTGGGGATTGCTGACGATGCACAGCATTTAGCAGAAGTGATTCAGCGCAAATTGGCGGTTAAGGAGGTAGCTTATGAGGTTTAA
- a CDS encoding PLP-dependent aminotransferase family protein, which translates to MKHLYETVADTVIAHIEQGVYKPGEKLPGVRKLSQQLSISISTALEAYRMLEDSGRIQARLRSGYYVSGFRRQAIVEPEISDAPVTPAKVTGQSLTRQILRAAKDPYQINLGSSVPHADFLPTHALQQATGKVARTFGKRCFDADELLGNQELRRQIAKRMVELQCADSPDDIVVTHGARETVKLALMAVCEPGDLIAIESPTFYGLLQVIESCGMEALEIPTHPRDGLSLDALQMAIEQWPIKACLIVSNYNNPLGSCMSDQRKQALVALLEKHEIPLVEDDVYGDLGFGLRRPSVCKAWSRNGQVLYCNSFAKTLSPGIRVGWLVPGRYKEKVENLKYMMHQAVPTLNQLIVAHMLEQGGYDRYLRHVRQEYAHNVALTVKAVSLLFPEGTRVTQPEGGFALWVELPTGVDAMELHRRASQENIIIAPGPLFSATQKKYGNFIRLSCAVPWNDRIEKALKKLGDIAGDLLEESRQRDVLKHSLTVARVSKTGR; encoded by the coding sequence ATGAAACACTTATACGAAACCGTCGCGGATACGGTGATTGCGCATATCGAACAGGGTGTTTACAAACCCGGCGAAAAACTGCCGGGTGTTAGAAAGCTGAGTCAACAATTGAGTATCAGTATCTCTACCGCACTGGAAGCCTATCGCATGTTGGAAGACAGCGGCAGGATTCAGGCTCGCTTGCGCTCCGGTTACTATGTCAGCGGCTTTCGCCGGCAGGCGATCGTTGAGCCGGAAATCTCCGATGCGCCGGTCACGCCCGCCAAAGTCACCGGCCAATCGCTGACCCGGCAAATCCTCCGCGCTGCCAAAGACCCGTATCAGATCAACCTGGGCTCGTCGGTGCCGCATGCCGATTTCTTACCCACTCATGCACTGCAACAAGCTACCGGCAAGGTGGCGCGCACCTTTGGTAAACGCTGTTTCGATGCCGACGAGTTGCTAGGCAATCAGGAACTGCGCCGTCAAATCGCCAAGCGTATGGTGGAATTGCAATGTGCCGACAGCCCTGACGACATCGTCGTCACCCACGGCGCGCGTGAGACGGTAAAGCTGGCGTTAATGGCCGTTTGCGAACCTGGCGACTTGATTGCCATTGAGTCGCCAACCTTTTACGGTTTGTTGCAAGTCATCGAATCCTGCGGCATGGAGGCCTTGGAAATCCCCACGCATCCGCGCGACGGATTGTCGCTGGATGCCTTGCAAATGGCCATTGAGCAATGGCCGATCAAAGCCTGTTTGATCGTTTCCAATTACAACAACCCGCTTGGTTCCTGTATGAGCGATCAGCGCAAGCAGGCTTTGGTAGCCTTACTGGAAAAACATGAGATCCCATTGGTCGAGGATGATGTCTACGGCGACCTGGGCTTTGGCTTGCGCCGACCTTCGGTCTGCAAAGCCTGGAGCCGGAACGGCCAGGTATTATATTGCAATTCTTTCGCCAAGACCTTGTCGCCGGGCATCCGTGTCGGTTGGCTGGTGCCGGGCCGCTACAAGGAGAAAGTCGAAAACCTGAAATACATGATGCATCAGGCCGTACCAACCCTGAACCAACTGATAGTAGCGCACATGCTGGAACAAGGTGGTTACGACCGCTATCTACGGCATGTACGCCAAGAATATGCCCACAACGTGGCATTAACCGTGAAGGCCGTTAGCCTGTTGTTCCCCGAAGGCACCCGCGTCACTCAACCGGAGGGCGGCTTTGCATTGTGGGTGGAACTGCCAACTGGCGTTGATGCGATGGAATTGCACCGCCGCGCCAGCCAGGAAAACATCATCATCGCCCCCGGCCCTTTGTTTTCGGCCACGCAAAAGAAATATGGCAACTTCATCCGTTTGAGTTGCGCGGTGCCGTGGAATGACAGGATAGAAAAAGCGTTGAAGAAGCTGGGGGATATTGCCGGGGATTTGCTGGAAGAAAGTCGCCAAAGGGATGTATTAAAACATAGCCTAACTGTCGCTAGAGTTAGCAAAACTGGACGATAA
- a CDS encoding flavin reductase family protein, producing the protein MKTMPISKAFTLIEPGPVVLITTNDGEKNNIMTISWTMVMDFSPRFAITTGSWNYSYNALRNSKECIIAIPTVDLLDQIVGVGTCSGVDTDKFEKFGLTPLNGKHVGAPLIQECLANIECKVIDIVEKHNIIVLEGVEAYFDDEREEKRTIHAIGDGTFVVDGEKLDRREMMRSKLPEDV; encoded by the coding sequence ATGAAGACAATGCCAATTAGCAAAGCGTTCACGCTGATCGAACCAGGCCCAGTTGTTTTGATTACAACAAATGATGGAGAGAAAAATAACATCATGACCATCTCCTGGACTATGGTCATGGATTTTTCGCCGAGATTTGCGATAACGACGGGGTCTTGGAATTATTCCTATAACGCGCTTCGGAACTCCAAAGAATGCATCATCGCTATACCAACGGTAGATCTCCTTGATCAAATTGTTGGGGTTGGAACGTGTTCTGGTGTCGATACGGACAAATTTGAAAAGTTTGGACTTACCCCTCTGAATGGAAAGCATGTCGGGGCTCCTTTGATCCAGGAATGCCTGGCAAATATTGAATGTAAAGTGATTGATATCGTCGAAAAGCACAACATCATTGTTTTAGAAGGTGTCGAAGCGTACTTTGATGATGAACGAGAAGAGAAGCGAACCATTCATGCGATCGGGGATGGCACCTTTGTAGTGGATGGAGAAAAGTTGGATCGACGGGAAATGATGCGTTCGAAGCTTCCAGAGGATGTCTAA
- a CDS encoding DUF3820 family protein gives MNSKDLQKLVTFAMSYGKYKGRVIADLPGHYLNWFAREGFPNGELGRLLALMQEIDHNGLKPLLDPLRK, from the coding sequence ATGAATTCCAAAGACTTACAAAAGTTAGTTACATTTGCCATGTCTTATGGCAAATACAAAGGACGAGTCATCGCTGATTTGCCTGGCCATTACCTTAATTGGTTTGCGCGAGAAGGATTTCCTAATGGTGAATTAGGCCGGTTATTGGCCTTGATGCAAGAGATAGATCACAACGGACTGAAACCACTGCTCGATCCTCTAAGAAAGTGA
- a CDS encoding cation:proton antiporter, with amino-acid sequence MNREIKRLDSRFAIYPLCLVLFGAALWLILLVGSAIQPSLPTPTTVAAAVPSSLSAELYRNLRSPLGVLLLQILVIIAFTRCCATVMRKFGQPEVIGEVIGGILLGPSVLGLLWPAAGALLFPATSLVNLGLLSQIGLIVFMFVVGMELDTEVLTKKVRSAVLISHASIILPFLLGSLLSLVLYKGYAPVGVPFTPFCLFMGIAMSITAFPVLARMLHERGLSRSPLGTVALTCAAVDDLTAWCALAVVAAISREGTIANSLIVTALCGLHIAAMLFVARPFLERLIEVRATENAREKGAIAAVLFTVFFSAFMTEAIGIHALFGAFLAGIVIPKKTAFREALAVRLENFSTIILLPLFFALSGLRTQINLLNDWASWILCAVIILVAITGKFVGSAGAARWSGSTWRESLAIGALMNTRGLVELVALNIGYDLGIITPAIFTMMVLMALVTTLMTGPLLGLLVPEALAASHEKPAADA; translated from the coding sequence ATGAATCGAGAAATTAAACGCCTTGATAGCCGGTTCGCCATTTATCCTCTTTGCTTGGTCCTCTTCGGGGCGGCGCTGTGGCTGATACTCTTAGTTGGCTCGGCTATACAGCCGAGCCTTCCCACTCCAACGACCGTTGCGGCCGCAGTTCCAAGCAGCTTGAGTGCAGAGCTTTATAGGAATCTGCGCAGCCCGCTCGGTGTTTTGCTGCTTCAGATTTTGGTCATTATCGCCTTCACCCGCTGCTGCGCAACAGTCATGCGGAAATTCGGCCAGCCCGAGGTGATCGGCGAAGTCATCGGCGGGATACTCCTGGGGCCCTCCGTACTGGGCTTGCTCTGGCCTGCCGCCGGTGCCTTGCTGTTCCCCGCGACTTCCCTGGTGAATCTGGGCCTATTGAGCCAGATCGGATTGATCGTCTTCATGTTCGTCGTCGGAATGGAGCTAGATACCGAAGTCCTGACAAAAAAAGTCCGTTCAGCCGTGCTGATATCTCACGCGAGCATCATCTTGCCCTTCCTGCTTGGCTCGCTGCTCTCGCTTGTCCTTTATAAAGGCTATGCGCCTGTCGGGGTGCCTTTCACTCCATTCTGCCTTTTCATGGGCATCGCGATGAGCATCACGGCGTTCCCCGTTCTGGCCAGAATGCTCCACGAGCGAGGTTTGAGCCGATCCCCTCTAGGGACCGTCGCGCTCACCTGCGCAGCGGTCGATGATTTGACCGCCTGGTGCGCGCTGGCCGTGGTAGCAGCGATCTCCCGGGAGGGTACAATCGCCAACTCCCTGATCGTGACCGCGCTCTGCGGCCTGCATATCGCGGCGATGCTCTTTGTGGCCCGGCCCTTCCTGGAACGTTTGATAGAGGTCCGCGCCACCGAGAACGCTCGCGAAAAGGGGGCTATCGCGGCCGTCTTGTTCACGGTATTTTTCTCCGCTTTTATGACGGAGGCCATCGGGATCCACGCGCTCTTCGGAGCCTTTCTGGCGGGCATCGTCATTCCCAAAAAAACGGCCTTCCGTGAGGCTCTCGCGGTCCGCCTCGAGAACTTCAGTACGATCATTCTGCTGCCCCTATTCTTCGCTCTCAGCGGCCTTCGGACCCAAATCAACCTGCTCAACGATTGGGCATCGTGGATTCTCTGCGCAGTCATCATCCTTGTGGCGATCACCGGGAAGTTCGTGGGCAGCGCCGGAGCGGCGCGCTGGTCGGGCTCAACGTGGCGCGAATCACTCGCGATCGGGGCGCTGATGAATACCCGAGGACTCGTCGAACTCGTCGCTCTCAATATCGGCTACGATCTGGGCATCATTACTCCAGCGATATTCACGATGATGGTCCTCATGGCGCTCGTCACGACTCTGATGACCGGCCCTTTGCTCGGTCTCCTCGTGCCGGAAGCTCTCGCCGCCTCGCACGAAAAGCCGGCTGCGGATGCATAA